The DNA window TGCTGGCTGGCGCGGAACAGTCGCGGGTACACGGGCAGATTGTAAGGACTATCCGCTGACGTGAACATGTAGAGCGTACGCCCGTAGTAATATTTTTCGCGATAGCTGTCCCAGCCCCAATCGGCATCCGGATCGGAAAATTGCCGTTTGCAGGAACATTTCCAGTTGCCCGACTGGCGGCAATCGCAAAGGAACTTGCCGTAGGATCGCGCGCCGGTTTCAACCGGAGAGCCGTCGCCGATGACGCGAAAAGAACGGGTATCGCCAAGTAATCCTTTCGCCGCAGAAGGCAGGACGAACATCGTTTGGAATAGTTGTTGCAAGAGATCATGTTCTTTGGGCGTGTAGTGGATCTGGCCTTCGCGCAGGATGCGGGAGACGAGTTTCTCCGTAATTTTCGGATTTTTGGGTTCCTGCTTTTCGTTCTTTTTGCCTTTCTTTCGCGGCTTCTTCAAGCGGCGTTTGAGTCGTCCTGTCTTATGCGGAGTGGATGCCCGCCAGAGCCGCGGGAAAAAGTCGTAGAACGTCCCGACACCCGGCGACTGTCCGGGTTTGAAGCCGCAGAGAATGGCATAGACCGGCGTCGTACGAATCGCGATGACCCCCTCATCGACGCTCAACCCGAGCTTGGTCATGAGAAGCAAGCAGCGGAGCATGTCGGCGGGGTCGTGAGGCTTGCGGCCTTTGGGATTGGCGGAGTAAGTCGAACGCATCAAGGAAGCGGTGGCGGACAGGTCGATCGCCGTGATCCAGAAGATCAAGTCGCCGTAGAAGTGCTGCAAGAACAACATGGCTTCCGGTGTGTCGTACTCCTTTCGCAGTTGTTCGCATACGAAGGTCAAGTAGTCGTGATGAGAGCGAGAAACCAGTTTCAAAACGATCACCAAATTCTCCAAGAGGTAGGCAAAAACTGCCTTCTCGGCGATTATTGG is part of the Paenibacillus thermoaerophilus genome and encodes:
- a CDS encoding transposase; this encodes MIVLKLVSRSHHDYLTFVCEQLRKEYDTPEAMLFLQHFYGDLIFWITAIDLSATASLMRSTYSANPKGRKPHDPADMLRCLLLMTKLGLSVDEGVIAIRTTPVYAILCGFKPGQSPGVGTFYDFFPRLWRASTPHKTGRLKRRLKKPRKKGKKNEKQEPKNPKITEKLVSRILREGQIHYTPKEHDLLQQLFQTMFVLPSAAKGLLGDTRSFRVIGDGSPVETGARSYGKFLCDCRQSGNWKCSCKRQFSDPDADWGWDSYREKYYYGRTLYMFTSADSPYNLPVYPRLFRASQHDAVSWICGYRELRYWYSDWKVGEAILDSAHDALPIYTMLEHDDVSAIIDLNLRRSGQTVYHEMKIDSDGVPVCPIGRKMVCWGKCPGRQRIKWRCPAKVGKWECPTPCSPSAYGRTFYTSTADNPRLFPRIRRDSKEWRARYALRTGVERCIKRQKVDYNLEASRGRSSRHWNIRVYLIAMCQHADAWLEEAKKQRQPMSIEEWLKGLTAA